Genomic window (Neoarius graeffei isolate fNeoGra1 chromosome 13, fNeoGra1.pri, whole genome shotgun sequence):
CTGTTCATAAACTTCAGCATTTAATACCATCATCCCTCAACAGTTGACAGGGAAGCTGGACCTGCTGGGCTTGAACACCTCACTCTAACTGGTTGCTGGACTTTCTCTCTGAGACCCCCTACTGTACATCTCCCTAGACCGCAATCACTAAGATTCAGCAACAAGGCATCAGGCACCATCACACTAAGCACGCCCCCCCCAAGGATATGTACTCAGTCCCCTGCTGTTCAccttgctgacccatgactgtgttcCAAAATTCAGCTCCAACCACTTCTTCAAATCTGCTGATGACATGATTGTGGTGCATCTCATCAGCAACAACCACAAagccagttatagaagtgaggtgACCCAACTGGCCACACGGTGCATGAATAACAACCTCTCCCTAAATGTGGAAAAAAATAAGAGCTTGTTATTGACTTCCAGAAAGCCCACACCCAGCACCTCCCGCTGACCATCAATGGAACTGCTGTTGAACGGGTGAGCAACACCAAATTCCCGGGGGTGCGCATCACAAAGGACCCCTCCTGGgagaacactgcatcactggccaagaaagcccagcagcgccTTTATTTCCTCTGGAAGCTGAAGAGAGCCGGAGCCCTGacacccatcatgcacactttttactgcagcaccattgagagcattctgactagctgcatcactgtgtggtttgGAAGCTGCACAGCTGCCAATCGTAAGACCATGCAGCACATAGTGTATGTAGCTGAGATCATCAGTGCCTCTTTATCCCCCCCTTCCTGGACATCTACAACACCTGCCTAATTCGCAAAGCCATCAACATTGTGAATGACCCCACCCACCCTTCAAACACCAAGTCAGTCCCCTGCCTTCTGGTAAAAGGTACCAGAGCCTCCAAGCTAGCTCCACCAGCCTGACAAGCAGCTTcatcaccaggctgtcaggatgctgaacactcactcactcaaaataACTCAGACTGTTTACTGCAATTCATCCATAGTCTTGTTCAATAAAATCAGGCACTTGTCACTTTACTACTACCTTTTTTCCCTTCCCCCATACATTGACTCACCCTGTAATGGAACATTATTTGCACATTGGATATTCCCATATCCATGAAGCCATtttatactactaccaccatttgCATCATTTCTTCTGCTTGCGTGGTTTTGTATGTGTGCGCTTTTCTAAATTAAATACTTttgttgtggggcggcacggtggtgtagtggttagcactgtcgcctcacagcaagaaggtcctgggttcgagccccgtggccggcgagggcctttctgtgcggagtttgcatgttctccccgtgtccgcgtgggtttcctccgggtgctccggtttcccccacagtccaaagacatgcaggttaggttaactggtgactctaaattgagcgtaggtgtgaatgtgagtgtgaatggttgtctgtgtctatgtgtcagccctgtgatgacctggcgacttgtccagggtgaaccccgcctttcgcccgtagtcagctgggataggatccagctcgcctgcgaccctgtagaacaggataaagcagctagagatgagatgagacttttgttGTGTATTTATGTTTACAGCGAGGGTCTGGGAGAAACGATATTTAAATCCCATCTATGTCCTGTACATATGGCAGAATTGACCATAAGGTTGACTTGACTTTCTCCATCAGACAGTTAACTAATATACATACATCACAAATCAAGCTACTACtaatgatggaggaagaatgactaaacatcctgtactcgacacactgaacaagctgaatatTTGACATGGTGCGTGTTAAACATACCTTCGTCAAAGATTCCTTTGTTTTACCAACGTTGAGATGCAGGTGGTTTTCCCCATTCCAAGAGACAAAGTTGTCCACTGTTTCTCAGTACTTTGAATGCATTCCACAGTGGAGAACTTCTGCAAGTAGTATGAGTTGGAGTTGTACTGAAAATCCAGTGTGtagagcacgggcgattgctctaagacaacgagggaggctcagcctcctctaaaaatgacgaacatcatgtaggatgaattgcgctaggcttatgttatagctgaccttataacattgctatttcagatccagaatcatagaaatatatgtgctcaacccaactacagtgcgaaatcattctgttataactttcctcagttcgcctaatgtgtgtgtgagtttttccccctcgtgacagcacgatgcagcgcagcctcagtggattgggagctatgtgcttgtcagtctcaaaatgcaagacgattattggacaaatactgcgaaaacgcccgcccacggagtctcatggactcccagcctcagtggacttcaacggcatttgggagctatgcgcttttcaatctcaaaatgcaagacggttattggacaaatactgcgaaaatgcctgcccacggactctgagcctcacatgagagggacatggcagtttccgcgaggagactggtgattggtgaaagcggccggatattttctttgattgacagctcgtttcaactatagacaggcagcggtacagtgttgccagattgtgggcggttttaagtgcattttggcgggttttgaacatattttgggctggataacgtcagcagtgtctggcaacatcagttcagtcccatgcggattcgcaagtgctgtggtgtattgtaagagatcggcttacatttcgatttcattcattacatacggtttctaccagcttttttagtttgtatatattttcattgtaaataaagtgtaaatatagtgttgtcaagtttgctatcttagttccagaaattttgtttatttgagtgactgaacttgagggggctagtcagctagcaagaaagctgcgcatggatgccaagcattgctgatttaattttggcgaagccatttgccagtcttcctttcgaggaaaaaattaaaattaaagagcagggtagaccaacgcctcaaattgacttggtgaaaaaggtagggaataatactcgttcctttcagctctgccTAAACTCAAGGAGGCATGGGATAGAGGGGACATTGCCTACTTGAGATATGATCGCCTTGTGTCCCACCCACCGAGGGAGCGAGGGGCTGCATTGCCCTCACTCTTGTCCTCCACACCAGCTTGAACGAAGAGGAGTGGTATGTAGGACTCAGAGATGAAGGCCTTCTgattttattttatgttattgTTAAACTTTTCATTTTTCTTTAAACATCAATGACTACATCAAACACTGATATGCCTTGCATAAAGCTAGGCCTCAGCAAGGGCCTAGTTTTGGCTCATGTGAATGTATGTAGTCTGCGCAATAAGTACCATGATGTAGAGCATATTGTCAGGGATAACTGCATTAACATCATTGCTATTTCTGAGACCCACCTTGATGATTCTTTCTCTGATTCACTCATAGCTATTCAGGGTTTCTCCATTTTTAGAAAAGATAGAAATATGTATGGGGGTGGGGTGGCTGTTTATGTTCAAAATGATTTACCTGCTAAAATACGTTATGATCTGATGAGTGAAGAAATTGAAGCTGTTTGTGTACAAGTCCATTTGCCTTATTTAAAACCAATTATAGTATGTTGCTTCTATAGGCCTCCTAGTGCAGATGCTGTTTATATGAATGGGTTGTGTGAGATGTTTGACAGAATATCAGATGAAAATAGAGAAATCTACTTGTTGGGTGACATGAATGTGGACTGGTTGGTGCAGTCATGTCCAAATAAGAATAAGTTACTCTCTATATTAAATACTTGTAATATGTCTCAAATTGTTGCATCTCCTACAAGAATTCATCTAGGCAGTGATGGCAATACTTCTGAGACATGCATTGATCATATTTATACAAATGTTGCTGAACACTGTTCTAAGGCCATTTCAGTCCCTGTAGGTTTCAGTGACCACAATATAATAGCGGTCACTAGAAAAACTAAGGTTCCAAAATTtaaagctaaaacaatttttacaagGTCTTATAAGAGATTTAATGAAGATTTGTTTATTGATGAAATATCTAATATTGATTGGAACTTGGTGTGTAGTGAGGATGACCCTGAAGCTGCTTTAGATTTATTTATGTCAATATATATGAGTGTTGTAGACAAGCATGCTCCTTTAAAAAAGTTCATGGTCAAAAATAGGTCTGCCCCATGGCTTGACAACAGTATTAGGACCCTAatggcagagagagacagggctagaaaggcctctgtcagctCGGGATCGATAGATGATAGGAATAAATATTGCTTCTTGCGTAATCAGGTTACAAAACTTAACAAGGTGAAGAAAAgggaatattttaaacaaaggttaTACAATGCGAGATATGATAGCAAACAAATTTGGAATGTTTTTAATCAAATAATGGGTCGAAAGACAACTGTGGGCACTCCCTTAGTGGAATCAAATGGACTTGTCCTCACTAAACCAGGTGAAATTGCAAATCATTTTAATGGGTTTTATGTGGGTAAAGTATCTAAACTAAGGCAGGACATGACTATTACAAACAACAGCAAAGCAAATGACTGTATTAAGAAAATAATAATGAAAGACAAAAGGTGTGAATTTAAATTTCTTCAGATTGAAGTCAGTGAAGTGGAGCGGTTACTCCGCTCTCTTCCTGATAGTAAGACAGCAGGACTAGATAACCTTGACAGTAAAGTGCTGAGATTGACTGCAGGTATCATTGCATCTCCTATATGCCACATTATTAATAGAAGTTTGGAGGTGGGCCTATGTCCAAAGAGGTGGAAAGAGGCAAAGGTTATTCCTCTGCCTAAGGATACCAAGGCAGCTTTTAATGAAAAGAATTCTAGACCCATTAGTATTTTACCTGTTTTGAGCAAAATCATGGAAAGGTTGGTGTATTCACAAATTCAAGCTTATTTTATATCAAATAATTTGCTAACTAACTTTCAACATGCCTATAGAGCTGGTCACTCCGCTTCTACTGCACTGATACAGATGACTGATGATTGGCTTAAGGCTATAGATAACTCAATGCTGGTGGGAGCTGTGCTGCTAGACTTTAGTGCGGCATTTGATGTGCTTGACCATTTACTACTGGTTGAAAAACTTAAATGTTATGGTTTTAACTCTTCTGCTCTAAAATGGATAACAAGTTATTTGTCCTCCAGATCACAAAAGGTATATCTTAATGGCAGCCTGTCGAGTAGCAGAGGTCTAGAGTGTGGCGTCCCACAGGGTAGTTGCCTTGGACCTTTGCTCTTCTCTGTATTTACTAATGACTTACCTTGGGCTACCAAAAGTGCCACAACTGTTTTATTCGCGGATGATTCAACATTGTATTGTTCTGCAAAATCATGTAATGTACTTAATGAAGTTTTGAGCAGTGAATTAAATGTGGTGTATGACTGGGTAGTATGTAACAGACTCGTGCTTAACATCTCTAAGACTAAATGTATTGTGCTGGGAACCAGGCACAGGTTATCTACAAGCCCAAAGCTTGATTTAAAATTGTGTAGCTTGGCAGTTCAACAAGTTGAAAGTACTAAACTCCTTGGAGTGATGCTGGACTGCACTCTGTCTTGGTCTAAGCACATTGATTATATACTTTTAAAAATGGGAAGAGCAATAGATGTTTGTAGGAAATGTGCTTCTTTTGTTGCCCGTCCACTTTTAAATCAGATAGTTCAGAGTTTGGTATTATGTCATCTTGATTATTGCTCAATGGTGTGGTCATCTGCTAACAGTGGTGACCTTAGGAAGCTCCAGGTAGTTCAGAACAGAGCAGCACGGTTAGTTCTGGGCTGCTCACCAAGGTCTAATGTAAGCCGAATGCATGCCTGCCTGTCTTGGCTTACTGTTGAAAATAGGTTGAAGTGTAATACACTTGTGCTGTTCAAGTCAGTTATGACCTCTAAAATGCCAATTTTTATACACGAACAAATAGTTTTTAGTAATACTATGCATAATCATTGCACTAGAGCTTCCAGTAATGGACAGCTTGAATTACCCacttcaaaaaacaaaaacaatgcatTAATGAGATCTTTTATTTTTAGATCACTGACTTTGTGGAATAACCTGCCCCAAACCCTCTGTATTCTTAGCAAATTATCTTTTAAAAGAATTCTTAAGGTTTACTTAACACAGTAATTTACTGTAtgtttctgttgtctggaatgctGTTATTGTTTTCTCAATGTATGTATTTTATTTGTTGCTCATTGCTTGATGTGATGTGTATTCATTTTATATTTATAATTGTATAATTGTTGTATGTTTATTTTAATGCGGACCCCAGGAAGACTAGCTGGTTGCTAAGGCACCAGCTAATGGGGATCcttaataaatcaaatcaaatcctggtacgagaaagtgaattggctaacagcaagtgacccacatcaacaacagtaaataggctactttagtaatatgtcatggatggaccaaaaatatagaatctatttaaaatgtttatgctgagtatattatctcatctcatctcattatctctagccgctttatccttctacagggtcgcaggcaagctggagcctatcccagctgactacgggcgaaaggcggggtacaccctggacaagtcgccaggtcatcacagggctgacacatagacacagacaaccattcacactcacattcacacctacgctcaatttagagtcaccagttaacctaacctgcatgtctttagactgtgggggaaaccggagcacccggaggaaacccacgcggacacggggagaacatgcaaactccacacagaaaggccctcgccggccccggggctcgaacccggaccttcttgctgtgaggcgacagcgctaaccactacaccaccgtgccgccctgagtatattatattggaatatatgtttttctggatatgaattaaacacagctacaatttggaaaacatttttaaacaaaaacacagccgaggtcaatttttaaacaacatgccacaattttaaaatataaaatgttaaaatataccccccccaacaccaccatcatgtatattggacagtaggctaatgggccaaaagaacctgttatttcacagtttgtgaccctgccaacaatcagccagatcagaggcaagagtatgggcaaaattgatgtgtttttttcttttaaaatctgtaaatatcgtaaccgaccagcctcccctgtttgaaagactgccagccgccactggtgtagaGAGTAAAAAGGAAAGGTGATCGAACTGTTCCCTGAGGTGTCCCAGTGTTACTGACCAATGTCTTCAACACACCACTCTGGAGCTTCACACATTGTATCTGTTGGTCAGGCAGTCCATAATTCTGCTCACTGTAGGAACATCAATGTGATCCAACATGAAAAACATGATCTTCACTGTAGCTCCAGGCTTGTCCAGGTATACAGTATGTGGGCTCTGTGCAGCCTGTAGATCAGAGCATCATCCATGCCCATGACCATCCATGACAAGGTCTGAGCTGTTTCAGGGCTAGTCTCTCCAATGTCTTCATGATGTGTGAGTTGAGTACAACAGGTCTGTAATCCTTAAGGTTGCTGAGGGATCCTGGTTTTGGTACTGGAACTGTACAGGAAGCCTTACAGAGCTGGGGCACTTTCTATCttagagagagaaaacaggtgcTGTGGCACATTGTGTAGCTAGCTAGTGCAGAACTTCAGCATGCTTTTTAGTCAGGACAGACAGCACTGTTGCTTCCACATGGGAGTTGCAGGGCAAGCTCCAGCACATAGTGCACTCCAGACAGGAACCAGTGTGTGTGATCCTTGGTATTCCTTGCTTCCCCTGCTCTCTCTCCCTTTAAGGGTGCCATACCACACCTTCTCCCTGGCATATAGCAACACCATCTGATGATCCCCTCAAGACATTCAGGGTTcaagtcctagcactgcgaagttgccactgttgggccctttaaAAAGGGATTGAAAAAAGTGTGTATTGTGAATGTGATCCTTTTCAAAACAGATAGAAAAAAGTAAGTTTTCAAAAATATGCAGATACATGTAGACAAGGCCACAGGCCAAGCCAAAAGCTAAATGAAGATAGCAGCACTCAGATAAAGGGAAAAAGCAGTTATGATGGCAATTACAGTGATGGGCTCAACATCTTGGTACACCTCAGATACTGTGGTATGGTAGTGCATTGCATTACTTGTTATATAATGTGTGCTCTGTGAAACACCTTGTGTGGAAGAAGCTGTACATTAGTAATTTTAGTCATGTTAAAAGTGGATTTGCACAACTGGGTGAGTGATCTAGTGCTCTGATCCAATGTTTTGTGAAAAAAGTGCGTCTTTTCTGATGAGGTCCAGTGAGATTTTGTCATCAGAAAGCACCAGACAGACAGTCATGGTCTGAATCCCTGATGACAGTCCCAAATGTATACCCTGAAGATTTCAGTCACTAAAAACAGTTTATGCCTAAGACTCGCATATGTGTCAGTGGAGGAATTCACTTggatttaatgaaaaaaaaaaaaaaccttctgaaATAATAAAACTCATGTTTGTACTAAACATCCTGTAAACACAgtactgtttgttttattaaattgttgtatttgtttttatttttctacaCCTGTGTAATGTAATGATTTATGATCTTACTCTCTGAAGTCAGCCAGAAGAGGGTGGGGTTCAGTTTCAGTCTAATTTCTCCCAAGGTTTCTGACATGactcagggagtttttcttcaTCACTGTCTCTGGATTGTTCATTAGGGCTCTAACTCTGCATGCAGATTTCTGTAAAaccagaggctccaactctcccgccaTGGGCAGGAGATCTCctgctttagggaacatttagaaaatcctcccgctCACAACATAATCTcccgcccgcccttactacacatgattagttaaaacaatatataacttgatcatggccgtagccagctatgaggctcccgcggtccggacctcggtcatttttaagagctgaaaatacatttgtatgctaaatattcaactggataaaaaataaagaataacattaaaacgtctccataaaaagtgcattgctaattatgttaaacgctgattgtcttctgtgtctgtttcgtgggcgcggctctgagaccaagaacacaaaagcgaacgaGTGCGTGACTCAGGGGAGGaacacagtgcaggagacacggtttttccatggtaaccatcagcacactttcatgaagctgttaaatttacattttcgaagcagcgcagttttgtaatcattgcttgggccagatcaaaccattaaacaagcttaaattattcttactcttgccacatacatgattttttgttttcaaaactgatgatattcagttcaaacaccatgaaaagtaatttcaggaatagatctcttgtgtggtgtgtaattcaccccgctcatttaaatatggcgaacatttttcagcacacgctttgcgcatcacggacctcagtgattttaaaatgctgctggaGCCCTGACCTTGATCCATTTctgttgacgaaaattaatagttgactttctgcttttcgtgtgtctgacattgtatgggtggactcaagtgtgtaccccacgGTATATGCTGATTCCCCGGTCGGTACACCGATCGGCGTAACGGggggggggattggagtgaatacCGGAGGCCTGCGCGCGCAGATCAAGCATGCATATGAATAGAGTGGAATTCGGTACACCGCGGGGTCACACtgagccacccaatgtcttagcagttaccaataaagcatacagatggcgctattaatgatacgtacgagaaaacccgcgacactcaaccattttgtttgtttttttgcatctgcatttatcgcctgctcggctttaactttatgttctcttgaatgagataatgaaacaaagttccattggtggaaatggtgaaagccaaactacgaagagaaaatatcagaaaatcaccaagataaagttgggATCGCCCGTCGtgatggtcgccagggacgaatggcggactattttcgacggcagcaagacgaccctatatctgacagggttagatcaccagaccagacgttagattctagccaacttgtctgacttttttgtctgacttttactaacttagacttagaaatagaatattattagaagaatattatcatcagagggtctaccattggcaatttataatagtcattattgacattaacattgactgtAGGCATATTAAAGGTTTGGTCTATAGTTACTGGATTTATCCAGATCTGTtactaagatttaattgacacgaaatgtggtgaatcacatatatatatatatatatatatatatatatatatatatatatatacacacacacacgcgcatacaTAAACTCCCTTACAttgtctccctccgagctactcgcagagagggagaatctccctctttgcaatttcccaagttggagcctctgtaaAACTGTATTGTGCTTAATGTTAAAagacatatactagtgcatcacaaaaaattagaatattgtgaaaaagttcgatattttccatcagttatttaagaaagtgaaaatgttaaatattaaagactcattacacataaactaaaatgtttcaagcatttttctattttaatcagtatggcatacagtacaaaaacataaaaaaaaacccatctcaaaatattagaatatttcatttcgagtttgagtaaaacagtatgaacacagtgtatctcgcggtctagttcagtacacacaaccacaatcatggggaagactgctgacttgactgttgtccagaagatgatcactgatgccctccacaaggagggtaagccacaaaaggtcattgctgaaaagggtggctggaaaaagtgcacaagcaacagggatggccgcagtcttgagaggattgtcaagaaaagttgattcaagaacttgggagagcttcacaaggagtggactgaggctggtgtcagtgtatcaagacccatcacgaacagacatcttcaagaaaggggatacaactttcacattcctaatatcaagctactcctgagccagagacaatgtcagaagtgtcttatctgggctaaggagagaaagaaatggactgttgctcagtggtccaaagtcctcttttcagatgaaagtacattttgcatttaatttggaaatcacggttctagagtctggaggaagagtggagaggcacagaatccaaggtgtttgaagcccagtgtgaagtttccacagtctgtgatgatttggggtgccatgtcatctgctggtgttggtccactgtgttttatcaagtccaaagtcaacacagccatctaccaggagattttagagcacttcatgcttccatctgctgacgagctttttggagatgctgatttccttttccagcaggacttagcacctacccacagtgccaaaactactaccaaatggtttgctgaccatgatattactgtgtttgattggccagccaacttgcctgacctgaaccccatagagaatctatggggtattgtcaagaggaagatgagaaacacccgacccaaaaatacagatacgctgaaggccactatcaaagcaacctgggcttcaataacacctcagcagtgccacagactgatcacctccatgccacaccgcattgatacagtaattcatggtaaaggagccccaaccaagtattgagtgtataaatgaatacacttttcagaagttggacatttctgtattgtaaatcctttttttgattgatcttagggaatattctaataatttgagatactggatttctgattttcatgagctataagccatctcatctcatctcattatctgtagccgctttatccttctacagggtcgcaggcaagctggagcctatcccagctgactacgggcgaaaggcggggttcaccctggacaagtcgccaggtcatcacagggctgacacatagacacagacaaccattcacactcacattcacacctacggtcaatttagagtcaccagttaacctaacctgcatgtctttggactgtgggggaaaccggagcacccggaggaaacccacgcggacacggggagaacatgcaaactccgcacagaaaggccctcgccggccacggggctcgaacccggaccttcttgctgtgaggcgacagcgctaatcactacaccaccgtgccgccagctataagccataatcatcaaaattaaaacaaaaaaggctttaaatatttcactttacatgtaatgaatatagaatatatgaaagtttacctttttgaattaaataatgaaaaaaggaactttttcatggtattctaattttttgagatgcactagtacatcctgaaaataaaataaaactgaatTAAATCATATACCTGAAGTAATGTGTCTAAAGAGAGTGCACTACCGTGTGTGTCCACACAACAATGATGTTAGCAGTCTAAGAATTGTGAAGCTCCTATCTGCAGCTGTCCCAAACCAAGCTAAATAAATAACCCCAGGTAGTCTACACTTCATTTGTAGTATGTTTGGAGCAGAGACACAGCTGTCTTTCTGGGGTTTTGTCTCAAATCACCAAGGTACTGAACTAAATCCTGTGTTTTAACCTTGTAGATCCCATTGTCAGTGAATCTGATGGATGTTTATAATGATCAGAGTTTAGCTCTGCCCGCTGTCTCCATCAGCACTTCCTGTCCTGAGAACCTGCCCAACATCAAAAGGGAGTTCTGtggtaagtgtacacacacacacgactgtttAATCTGAATAACATGACAGTTTTAACAAGAACAAACAACTTCCTCTCTCAGATGCAGACGCTCGTGTTCTTGCAAAGGAACGACAGAAAAAAGACAACCACAACCTGAGTGAGTTCCCCAACACCCATTTCTTATAAAACTGACTTACTGTGAGTACCAAATCTATTTTCTCTTCATGTTTTCCCCATTTCCTTGCAGTCGAGAGGAGACGGCGTTTCAACATCAACGACCGCATTAAAGAGCTTGGCACTCTCATCCCCAAATCCAACGACCCGTACGTCAATCACCATAAGACTGTTACTGGACCATCAGATCTGCTACTGTCAGCTCAGTGTATGTGTGTTTCTGTTCAGGGACATGCGCTGGAACAAGGGCACTATTCTGAAGGCCTCAGTGGACTACATCAGGAAGCTGCAGAGGGATCAGCAACATGCCAAAAAGCTGGAGACCCGACAAAAGAACCTGGAGATCGCCAACCACCACCTGATGCTGCGGGTACAGGTACAGAGCTCTGCATCATCACGAACGTGTGCTGAAAGGCTCCGTGTTCTACTGAATAAGAAATGCTAATTAGCACATTCTCTGTTCTCTTTGCTAATGTAGGAGTTGGAGATGCAGGCTCGAGCTCATGGACTCATGCCCTCACCTCTCTGTTCTCCAGAACATTCTGCTTGTCCAGTCAAACAGGAGCTGATACTGGGTGATTGCGACATGCCCAAAAATGGCCACATCATGACCTCTGACCCTGGGGCCTATGGGGTCATGGCCAAGACAACAGGTGCAAAACTAGAAGACATGCTGATGGAGGAGACAGAGCTGCCATTAACAACAAGCCTTTCACCAAAGAACAGCAGCAGCAAGAGTAGCATTAGCATGGAGGAGCGCACATGTTAGTACTTCCTGGTCTGACATCAGCGATGCATA
Coding sequences:
- the LOC132896318 gene encoding microphthalmia-associated transcription factor-like isoform X2 codes for the protein MREQLHDQERREKQFRCHASPYAPPSSTQSSSPYLTQSSAIDVSTPVAPPTTALVPPEVLRVKTHLENPTKYHLQQAQRQQVKAYLSTTLGPFPSMPCATQASDPGAIPAGQVNSAPNSPMALLTLNSTCEREMDDVIDDIISLESSYSDDMLGMPLDPALHMANTIPLSVNLMDVYNDQSLALPAVSISTSCPENLPNIKREFCDADARVLAKERQKKDNHNLIERRRRFNINDRIKELGTLIPKSNDPDMRWNKGTILKASVDYIRKLQRDQQHAKKLETRQKNLEIANHHLMLRVQELEMQARAHGLMPSPLCSPEHSACPVKQELILGDCDMPKNGHIMTSDPGAYGVMAKTTGAKLEDMLMEETELPLTTSLSPKNSSSKSSISMEERTC